In Tripterygium wilfordii isolate XIE 37 chromosome 15, ASM1340144v1, whole genome shotgun sequence, one DNA window encodes the following:
- the LOC120016889 gene encoding DEAD-box ATP-dependent RNA helicase 37-like, whose product MTMRTSWADMAANSGADNAAPGSANNAGNSNTSAPARSAYVPPHLRNRPASSEPPAPAYSAPVSSNDRAGYGGPRRAGSQNDFRSGYVGGRVGGWGNRGGGWDRGREREANPFGDDDETEEPFSEQGNAGINFDAYEDIPVETSGDNVPPPVNTFAEIDLGEALNENIRRCKYVKPTPVQRYTIPISLGGRDLMACAQTGSGKTAAFCFPIISGIMKGQGQSTHRPVRGSRTAYPLALILSPTRELSCQIHEEAKKFSYQTGVRVVVAYGGAPINQQLRDLERGVDILVATPGRLVDLLERARVSLQMIRYLALDEADRMLDMGFEPQIRKIVEQCDMPPQGVRQTMLFSATFPKEIQRLASDFLSNYIFLAVGRVGSSTDLIVQRVEFVHESDKRSHLMDLLHAQRSNGAHGKQALTLVFVETKKGADSLEHWLSVNGFPSTTIHGDRSQQEREQALRSFKSGITPILVATDVAARGLDIPHVAHVVNFDLPNDIDDYVHRIGRTGRAGKTGLATAFFNENNGSLAKSLSDLMQEANQEVPAWLSRFAARSYGGGRNRRSGGGRFGGRDFRRDSSSNRGGSDYYGGGYSNSGGLGASSGYGGGYGPGVTSAWD is encoded by the exons ATGACCATGAGAACTTCGTGGGCGGATATGGCTGCAAACTCTGGGGCTGACAATGCTGCTCCTGGGTCAGCAAACAATGCGGGTAATAGTAACACTTCTGCACCTGCACGATCAGCATATGTTCCTCCTCATCTTCGCAATCGGCCAGCCTCTTCAGAGCCGCCTGCTCCTGCTTACTCTGCGCCTGTCTCAAGTAATGATCGAGCTGGGTATGGTGGACCTCGCCGGGCTGGTTCCCAAAATGATTTTCGTTCTGGGTATGTTGGTGGTCGAGTAGGAGGATGGGGTAACAGAGGTGGTGGTTGGGACCGTGGTAGAGAGAGGGAAGCCAACCCATTTGGTGATGATGACGAAACAGAGGAGCCTTTCAGTGAGCAGGGAAACGCTGGGATTAATTTTGATGCATATGAGGATATTCCAGTGGAGACTAGTGGGGATAACGTACCGCCACCTGTGAATACATTTGCGGAGATTGACCTTGGGGAAGCACTCAATGAGAATATCCGGAGGTGTAAGTATGTCAAACCAACACCCGTGCAGCGGTATACAATCCCAATCTCTCTTGGCGGGCGGGATTTGATGGCATGTGCCCAGACTGGTTCTGGCAAGACAGCTGCTTTCTGTTTCCCTATTATCAGTGGAATTATGAAGGGACAGGGACAGAGTACACATAGACCAGTACGTGGGTCGCGCACAGCATACCCACTTGCGCTCATTCTTTCTCCAACTCGGGAGCTTTCATGCCAA ATACATGAGGAAGCTAAGAAGTTCTCATACCAAACCGGGGTCAGGGTGGTTGTTGCTTATGGAGGAGCTCCTATTAATCAGCAG CTGCGAGACCTGGAGAGAGGTGTTGATATCCTAGTGGCTACTCCTGGAAGATTGGTAGATTTGTTGGAGAGAGCTAGAGTTTCTTTACAAATGATCAGGTATCTAGCTCTGGACGAGGCAGATCGAATGTTGGATATGGGTTTTGAGCCTCAAATTAGGAAAATTGTGGAACAATGTGACATGCCTCCACAAGGTGTCAGACAGACAATGTTGTTCAGTGCTACATTTCCAAAAGAGATACAG AGATTGGCCTCTGATTTCCTttcaaattatattttcttggctGTTGGACGAGTGGGTTCAAGTACTGATTTGATCGTCCAAAGAGTTGAATTTGTTCATGAATCTGACAAAAGGAGTCATCTCATGGACCTTCTTCATGCACAGAGGTCAAATGGTGCCCACGGCAAG CAAGCTTTGACATTGGTTTTTGTGGAGACAAAGAAGGGAGCTGATTCACTTGAACACTGGTTGTCAGTTAATGGTTTCCCTTCCACTACTATTCATGGTGATAGATCGCAACAG GAAAGAGAACAAGCATTACGATCATTCAAAAGTGGTATCACACCAATTTTGGTGGCAACAGATGTGGCAGCACGGGGTCTTGACATTCCCCACGTTGCTCATGTGGTCAACTTTGATCTACCAAATGACATTGATGATTATGTTCATCGAATTGGTCGAACAGGGAGAGCTGGTAAAACAGGCTTGGCTACTGCCTTCTTCAATGAGAACAATGGATCGCTGGCAAAGTCATTATCTGATCTAATGCAAGAGGCAAATCAAGAAGTACCTGCTTGGTTATCTCGGTTTGCTGCGCGTTCTTATGGCGGAGGGAGGAATCGTCGTTCAGGGGGAGGTCGGTTCGGCGGCCGTGACTTTCGAAGGGACTCTTCTTCTAATAGGGGTGGTTCAGACTACTATGGTGGAGGCTACAGCAACAGCGGTGGATTGGGGGCTTCAAGTGGTTATGGAGGAGGGTATGGCCCAGGGGTTACCAGTGCGTGGGATTAA
- the LOC120016892 gene encoding uncharacterized protein LOC120016892 isoform X2 — protein MAPNPNSHLGFTLLFLIFFFIAATSVSDADDRPTVYEILPEFGLPSGLLPDSVTNYTLQDDGTFFVGLEKACYIQFEYLVYYEEEITGKLSYGSISDLKGIQVQRFFFWFDVDEIKVDLPPNDNIYFQVGIINKKLDVDQFKTVHSCRKGLGSCRNWLKEDVLELPAPFDEVQMLITE, from the exons ATGGCTCCAAACCCGAATTCCCATCTGGGTTTCACTCTTCTgtttctcatcttcttctttatcgCCGCGACCTCTGTCTCCGACGCAGACGACAGGCCCACTGTTTACGAGATACTCCCTGAATTCGGACTCCCGAGCGGCCTCTTACCGGACTCGGTCACCAACTACACACTCCAAGATGATGGAACTTTCTTCGTCGGTTTGGAGAAGGCTTGTTACATCCAGTTCGAGTACTTGGTGTACTACGAGGAGGAAATTACTGGGAAGCTCAGTTATGGGTCCATCTCGGACTTGAAGGGCATTCAGGTCCAGagattcttcttctggttcGATGTTGATGAGATCAAGGTGGATTTGCCTCCCAATGATAATATTTACTTTCAAGTTGGGATCATCAATAAGAAGCTCGATGTTGATCAGTTCAAGACTGTTCATTCTTGCCGCAAAGGCTTGGGCTCCTGTCGCAATTGGTTGAAAGAAGATGTTCTTGAG CTCCCAGCTCCATTTGATGAAGTCCAGATGCTAATTACAGAATGA
- the LOC120016892 gene encoding uncharacterized protein LOC120016892 isoform X1, which produces MAPNPNSHLGFTLLFLIFFFIAATSVSDADDRPTVYEILPEFGLPSGLLPDSVTNYTLQDDGTFFVGLEKACYIQFEYLVYYEEEITGKLSYGSISDLKGIQVQRFFFWFDVDEIKVDLPPNDNIYFQVGIINKKLDVDQFKTVHSCRKGLGSCRNWLKEDVLEQLPAPFDEVQMLITE; this is translated from the exons ATGGCTCCAAACCCGAATTCCCATCTGGGTTTCACTCTTCTgtttctcatcttcttctttatcgCCGCGACCTCTGTCTCCGACGCAGACGACAGGCCCACTGTTTACGAGATACTCCCTGAATTCGGACTCCCGAGCGGCCTCTTACCGGACTCGGTCACCAACTACACACTCCAAGATGATGGAACTTTCTTCGTCGGTTTGGAGAAGGCTTGTTACATCCAGTTCGAGTACTTGGTGTACTACGAGGAGGAAATTACTGGGAAGCTCAGTTATGGGTCCATCTCGGACTTGAAGGGCATTCAGGTCCAGagattcttcttctggttcGATGTTGATGAGATCAAGGTGGATTTGCCTCCCAATGATAATATTTACTTTCAAGTTGGGATCATCAATAAGAAGCTCGATGTTGATCAGTTCAAGACTGTTCATTCTTGCCGCAAAGGCTTGGGCTCCTGTCGCAATTGGTTGAAAGAAGATGTTCTTGAG CAGCTCCCAGCTCCATTTGATGAAGTCCAGATGCTAATTACAGAATGA
- the LOC120016891 gene encoding uncharacterized protein LOC120016891 — MSAKLRTRGFSWFLDMKKYNCLQVLPSYQSVSLFIIPYASLFLNYMMLHSPLFRFPHFLAVIVSMVLSITFYSQQVFLCRLGIGGTRLMFQKDRLILLPAYRHFPRLECLAYLLRPKEKQSRAGPMYPRESNNPKQAILLVCMGMRIYNNSLFEFKNLFFHYHYYHYYYYYYCDVRSVFQ; from the exons ATGTCCGCTAAGCTTCGAACTCGTGGCTTTTCATGGTTCCTTGATATGAAAAAGTACAATTGTTTACAAGTGTTACCGTCCTATCAATCTGTCTCTCTTTTCATAATTCCTTATGCCTCCTTATTCCTCAATTATATGATGCTTCATTCTCCTCTTTTCAGATTTCCGCATTTTCTTGCAGTTATTGTTTCAATGGTTCTATCAATCACATTTTACTCTCAACAAGTTTTTTTATGCAGGCTTGGTATAGGAGGGACAAGGCTAATGTTTCAAAAAGACAGATTAATTTTGTTACCCGCGTACAG GCATTTTCCTAGACTTGAGTGTCTAGCCTACTTGCTTAGGcctaaagagaaacaaagccgtgcgggtccgatgtatccacgggaatcgAACAACCCAAAACAGGctatattgttggtgtgtatggggatGCGGATTTACAATAATTCTCTGTTCGAGTTCaaaaatttgttttttcattatcattattatcattattattattattattattgcgATGTACGTTCAGTTTTCCAATAA
- the LOC119980020 gene encoding non-specific lipid transfer protein GPI-anchored 13-like, translated as MGSSNGLWLMMVLIMVTGLASSNEEQDRAECGEQLVGLSTCLPYVGGEAKAPTPECCSGLKQVVDKSMKCLCILIKDRNDPKLGLKVNATLAATLPSSCHSPFNLTKCIDLLHLAPKSADAEVFEEYANSASGKSISGPAALTNTGSSSGNIDGSSAEAKSDGGGRKDSLALKIVCGAFLWVMTCNWIFHV; from the exons atgggCTCAAGCAATGGATTGTGGTTGATGATGGTGTTGATCATGGTAACTGGGCTTGCAAGCTCAAACGAAGAGCAAGACAGAGCAGAGTGTGGAGAGCAACTAGTGGGGCTATCCACATGTCTGCCATATGTGGGTGGAGAAGCCAAAGCACCAACTCCAGAGTGCTGTAGTGGGCTTAAACAAGTAGTTGATAAGAGCATGAAGTGCCTCTGCATCTTAATCAAAGATCGAAATGATCCAAAACTTGGTCTCAAAGTGAATGCCACACTTGCAGCCACACTTCCTAGTTCTTGCCATTCACCTTTTAATCTGACCAAATGCATTG ATCTTCTGCACTTGGCACCAAAATCAGCGGACGCTGAGGTGTTTGAAGAATATGCCAACTCCGCTTCGGGGAAAAGTATAAGTGGCCCAGCAGCGCTTACCAATACAG GGAGTTCCAGTGGTAACATTGATGGTTCAAGTGCTGAAGCAAAGAGTGATGGAGGAGGAAGAAAGGATAGTTTAGCATTAAAGATAGTTTGTGGAGCTTTTCTCTGGGTTATGACTTGTAACTGGATCTTTCACGTATGA
- the LOC120017146 gene encoding non-specific lipid transfer protein GPI-anchored 6-like has protein sequence MKMGSSNIGLWLVVVLMLVGLARSDVEQDRAECADKLVGLAPCLSYVGGQTEAPTPDCCSGLKQVLDKSRKCLCVLIKDRDDPKLGLKVNATLAATLPNTCHASANITECIDLLHLAPNSTDAKMFKEFANITAGKNTTITTTGDSTAGNGGGRRESLALKMFCGCGALILASHLIIFHI, from the exons atgaaaatgggtTCAAGCAATATTGGTTTGTGGTTGGTTGTGGTGCTGATGCTGGTTGGGTTAGCAAGGTCAGATGTGGAGCAAGACAGAGCTGAATGTGCAGACAAACTAGTTGGGCTAGCCCCTTGCCTGAGTTATGTGGGTGGACAGACCGAAGCACCAACTCCAGACTGCTGTAGTGGGCTTAAACAAGTGCTTGATAAGAGCAGGAAATGCCTCTGCGTCCTAATTAAAGATAGAGATGATCCAAAACTTGGCCTCAAAGTCAATGCCACTCTTGCAGCAACTCTTCCTAATACTTGCCATGCTTCTGCAAATATAACTGAGTGCATCG ATCTTCTCCACTTAGCACCTAACTCAACAGATGCTAAGATGTTCAAGGAATTTGCAAATATCACTGCAGGGAAAAATACCACAATTACCACCACag GGGATTCCACTGCTGGCAATGGTGGAGGGAGAAGGGAAAGCTTGGCATTAAAGATGTTTTGTGGTTGTGGAGCTTTGATATTGGCCTCACACTTGATTATCTTTCACATTTGA